From a region of the Corallococcus coralloides DSM 2259 genome:
- a CDS encoding metallopeptidase family protein, producing MAKRMAKQGEARDLDARLEGVADAFEARDFEAALASADALLRDVPDSPEALHYRAAALVEVGRLEDAGKAYGAALKMAPEDLEILFGAAEFLVCRTGEDREAVEEGLEWCGRGRKLAQRDDDVELVYEFLLLEGMGLNQLGECESALKILDQALTHMPRSPDAQLERGIALFELCRFAPAQEAFERVLKDAPDEAWAHHYLGLVAERRGDAKEAKKRFSRAQALAPEELPPPVALEEAAFDRAVEDAMRALPSQVKQYMDNVTLAVEDLPSDEDLLGQQPPLSPCILGVFRGTPVGERSVMDAADHFPPSIVLYQKNLERFARTREELIEQIGITVMHEVGHLMGLDEDDLWERGLD from the coding sequence ATGGCGAAGCGCATGGCGAAGCAAGGGGAGGCGCGGGACCTGGACGCGCGGCTGGAGGGGGTCGCGGACGCCTTCGAGGCGAGAGACTTCGAGGCCGCGCTCGCCAGCGCCGACGCCCTGCTCCGGGACGTTCCAGACTCACCAGAAGCCCTGCACTACCGGGCCGCCGCGCTGGTGGAGGTGGGCCGCCTGGAGGACGCGGGCAAGGCCTATGGCGCTGCCCTCAAGATGGCCCCGGAAGACCTGGAGATCCTCTTTGGCGCGGCGGAATTCCTCGTCTGCCGCACGGGCGAGGACCGCGAGGCGGTGGAGGAAGGGCTGGAGTGGTGCGGCCGCGGGCGGAAGCTGGCGCAGCGGGACGACGACGTGGAGCTCGTCTACGAGTTCCTCCTCCTGGAGGGCATGGGCCTCAACCAGCTGGGGGAATGCGAGTCCGCGCTCAAAATCCTGGACCAGGCGCTGACGCACATGCCGCGCTCGCCGGACGCGCAGCTGGAGCGGGGCATCGCGCTGTTCGAGCTGTGCCGCTTCGCGCCCGCGCAGGAGGCCTTCGAGCGGGTGCTGAAGGACGCGCCGGACGAGGCGTGGGCGCACCACTACCTGGGGCTCGTCGCCGAACGGCGCGGGGACGCGAAGGAGGCGAAGAAGCGCTTCTCCCGGGCGCAGGCGCTGGCGCCGGAGGAGCTGCCGCCGCCGGTCGCCCTGGAGGAGGCGGCGTTCGACCGCGCGGTGGAGGACGCGATGCGCGCCCTGCCCTCGCAGGTGAAGCAGTACATGGACAACGTGACGCTGGCGGTGGAGGACCTGCCGTCGGATGAGGACCTGCTGGGTCAGCAGCCGCCGCTGTCGCCGTGCATCCTGGGGGTGTTCCGGGGCACGCCCGTGGGCGAGCGCAGCGTGATGGACGCGGCGGATCACTTCCCGCCCTCCATCGTGCTGTACCAGAAGAACCTGGAGCGTTTCGCGCGCACCCGCGAGGAGCTGATCGAACAGATTGGCATCACGGTGATGCACGAAGTCGGGCACTTGATGGGTCTGGATGAAGACGACCTGTGGGAGCGGGGTCTGGACTAG
- a CDS encoding response regulator — MNILVVDDDYELCTMLSRYLEMHGYTVFSASDALQALDIMERHPVGLVITDYLMPHLDGIHFTEMLKADPRFQNISVLMMTASTDEKISDRGLRKGVAITLQKPLDMGQLLNLVRFAE; from the coding sequence GTGAACATCCTGGTCGTCGACGACGATTACGAGCTGTGCACCATGCTCTCTCGCTACCTGGAGATGCATGGCTACACCGTGTTCTCGGCGTCGGACGCGCTCCAGGCCCTGGACATCATGGAGCGTCACCCCGTGGGGCTGGTCATCACCGACTACCTGATGCCCCACCTGGACGGCATCCACTTCACGGAGATGCTGAAGGCGGACCCCCGCTTCCAGAACATCTCCGTCCTGATGATGACCGCCAGCACGGACGAGAAGATCTCCGACCGGGGCCTGCGCAAGGGCGTCGCCATCACCCTGCAGAAGCCCCTGGACATGGGGCAATTGCTCAACCTCGTGCGCTTCGCGGAGTAG
- the groL gene encoding chaperonin GroEL (60 kDa chaperone family; promotes refolding of misfolded polypeptides especially under stressful conditions; forms two stacked rings of heptamers to form a barrel-shaped 14mer; ends can be capped by GroES; misfolded proteins enter the barrel where they are refolded when GroES binds): protein MAAKEIFFHQSARDSILRGVRILADAVAVTLGPKGRNVVIEKSFGSPTITKDGVTVAKEIDLENRFENMGAQMVKEVASKTSDKAGDGTTTATVLARAIYEEGLKLVAAGHSPMDLKRGIDKAVEVVVAELKKLSKPTSDKQAIAQVGTISANGDDTIGTIIADAMEKVGKEGVITVEEAKGLETTLDVVEGMQFDRGYVSPYFVTNRDRMEVVLDDPYILISEKKVSSMQDMIPVLEQVARSGKPLLIIADDIEGEALATLVVNKIRGVLNVAAVKAPGFGDRRKEMLKDIATLTGGMVVSEELGHKYENLTLTDLGRAKRITVDKDNTTIVDGAGQKADIEGRIKLIRTQIETVTSDYDREKLQERMAKLVGGVAVINVGAATEVEMKEKKARVEDALHATRAAVEEGIVPGGGVAYIRSLKALDGLKLGGEQDFGVDIIRKALQEPLRKISSNAGIEGAVVINKVKDGTGAFGFNARTEVYEDLEKAGVIDPTKVERTALQNAASVASLLLTTEAMIAERPKKKAKGGAGGGAMPEYGGDDMDY, encoded by the coding sequence ATGGCAGCGAAGGAAATCTTCTTCCATCAGTCGGCGCGCGATTCCATCCTGCGCGGCGTCCGGATCCTCGCGGATGCGGTCGCGGTGACGCTCGGTCCCAAGGGCCGCAATGTCGTCATCGAGAAGAGCTTCGGCTCGCCCACCATCACCAAGGACGGCGTCACCGTCGCCAAGGAGATCGATCTCGAGAACCGCTTCGAGAACATGGGCGCGCAGATGGTGAAGGAGGTCGCGTCGAAGACCTCCGACAAGGCCGGCGACGGCACCACGACGGCGACCGTGCTCGCGCGCGCCATCTATGAGGAGGGCCTGAAGCTGGTGGCCGCCGGCCACAGCCCCATGGACTTGAAGCGCGGCATCGACAAGGCCGTGGAGGTGGTGGTGGCGGAGCTGAAGAAGCTCTCCAAGCCCACGTCCGACAAGCAGGCCATCGCGCAGGTGGGCACCATCTCCGCGAACGGCGATGACACCATCGGCACCATCATCGCGGACGCGATGGAGAAGGTGGGCAAGGAGGGCGTCATCACCGTCGAGGAGGCCAAGGGCCTGGAGACGACGCTCGACGTGGTGGAGGGCATGCAGTTCGACCGCGGCTACGTGTCGCCGTACTTCGTCACGAACCGCGACCGCATGGAGGTCGTCCTGGACGACCCCTACATCCTCATCAGCGAGAAGAAGGTCTCGTCGATGCAGGACATGATCCCCGTGCTGGAGCAGGTGGCGCGCTCGGGCAAGCCGCTGCTCATCATCGCGGACGACATCGAGGGCGAGGCCCTGGCCACCCTGGTGGTGAACAAGATCCGCGGCGTGCTGAACGTGGCCGCGGTGAAGGCGCCGGGCTTCGGCGACCGCCGCAAGGAGATGCTCAAGGACATCGCCACGCTGACGGGCGGCATGGTGGTGAGCGAGGAGCTGGGTCACAAGTACGAGAACCTGACCCTCACGGACCTGGGCCGCGCCAAGCGCATCACGGTGGACAAGGACAACACCACCATCGTGGACGGTGCCGGCCAGAAGGCGGACATCGAAGGCCGCATCAAGCTCATCCGCACCCAGATTGAGACGGTCACCAGCGACTACGACCGCGAGAAGCTCCAGGAGCGCATGGCGAAGCTCGTGGGCGGCGTGGCGGTCATCAACGTCGGCGCGGCGACCGAAGTGGAGATGAAGGAGAAGAAGGCCCGCGTGGAGGACGCGCTGCACGCGACCCGCGCGGCCGTCGAAGAGGGCATCGTCCCCGGCGGCGGCGTGGCCTACATCCGCAGCCTCAAGGCGCTGGACGGCCTGAAGCTGGGCGGTGAGCAGGACTTCGGCGTGGACATCATCCGCAAGGCGCTGCAGGAGCCGCTGCGCAAGATCTCCAGCAACGCCGGCATCGAGGGCGCGGTCGTCATCAACAAGGTGAAGGACGGCACGGGCGCGTTCGGCTTCAACGCGCGCACGGAGGTCTACGAGGACCTGGAGAAGGCCGGCGTCATCGACCCGACGAAGGTCGAGCGCACCGCGCTGCAGAACGCCGCCTCCGTGGCGTCCCTGCTGCTCACCACCGAGGCGATGATCGCCGAGCGCCCCAAGAAGAAGGCCAAGGGCGGCGCGGGCGGCGGCGCCATGCCGGAGTACGGCGGCGACGACATGGACTACTGA
- the sinK gene encoding hybrid histidine protein kinase/response regulator SinK — protein METPSPLAQLLQALDAGDLEKARLAAVALQRANAHTHQVAAEVLHELRQPLLGAKAYAQLLAEEGGSSGPLKLLLAQVERMEQIVSDFIRLASERPAPQQRLSLAAPIWAAAKVFSVNPDSARISLEVEAPEDLTIQGNARLIEQLTLNLLNNARDAMSGRGRVKVTLARDGASAALYVSDWGPGIPDELKTRIFEPYVSASKRGTGLGLAVCRRIAQEHHAQIALVPPTTLREVPPPATVFRVLFPPTDAPRPPRKRLLVVDDEGIIRMVFKDLMDKECEVIEAATGEAALEILRSSRVDLIVTDKNLPGISGLELAQHARKLDPASRVILMTGYPSLVTTQQALQLGVVDYLLKPFDDIRQVRALLRQALYTPAAPPVPAPSAGVRRVDVLEDNPATARLISEALALLGLEARIVAGAEVATMEPPVGVVVSWDFAPAYGKKALELARALSQGAPFVVLAEHLTMDTALASLRAGAAACLPKLLSDTTALSRELGLAFKKTAS, from the coding sequence ATGGAGACCCCCTCGCCGCTCGCGCAGCTGCTCCAGGCCCTGGACGCGGGGGACCTGGAAAAGGCACGACTCGCGGCCGTGGCGCTGCAACGCGCCAATGCCCACACCCATCAGGTCGCCGCGGAGGTGCTCCACGAGCTGCGTCAGCCCCTCCTGGGTGCGAAGGCCTACGCCCAGCTGCTCGCCGAGGAAGGGGGCTCCAGCGGCCCGCTGAAGCTGCTGCTCGCGCAGGTGGAGCGGATGGAGCAGATCGTCTCCGACTTCATCCGCCTGGCCAGCGAGCGGCCGGCCCCGCAGCAGCGGCTGTCCCTGGCCGCGCCCATCTGGGCGGCGGCGAAGGTGTTCAGCGTCAACCCGGACTCGGCGCGCATCTCCCTGGAGGTGGAGGCCCCCGAGGACCTCACCATCCAGGGCAACGCGCGGCTGATCGAGCAGCTCACGCTCAACCTGCTCAACAACGCCCGCGACGCCATGTCCGGCCGGGGCCGCGTGAAGGTGACGCTCGCGCGCGATGGCGCGTCCGCGGCCCTCTACGTGTCCGACTGGGGACCGGGCATCCCGGACGAGCTCAAGACGCGCATCTTCGAGCCCTACGTCTCCGCCAGCAAACGCGGCACGGGGCTGGGGCTCGCCGTCTGCCGGCGCATCGCGCAGGAGCACCACGCGCAGATTGCCCTGGTGCCGCCCACGACGCTGCGCGAGGTGCCGCCCCCGGCCACGGTGTTCCGCGTGCTCTTCCCGCCCACGGACGCGCCGCGCCCGCCGCGCAAGCGCCTGCTGGTGGTGGACGACGAGGGCATCATCCGGATGGTCTTCAAGGACCTGATGGACAAGGAGTGCGAGGTCATTGAAGCGGCCACGGGCGAGGCCGCGCTCGAGATCCTCCGCTCGTCGCGCGTGGACCTCATCGTCACGGACAAGAACCTGCCCGGCATCTCCGGCCTGGAGCTGGCCCAGCACGCGCGGAAGCTGGACCCCGCGTCGCGCGTCATCCTGATGACGGGCTACCCCTCGCTGGTGACGACGCAGCAGGCGTTGCAGCTGGGCGTGGTGGACTACCTGCTCAAGCCCTTCGACGACATCCGCCAGGTGCGCGCGCTGCTGCGGCAGGCGCTGTACACGCCGGCCGCGCCGCCCGTGCCGGCCCCCAGCGCTGGTGTGCGCCGGGTGGACGTGCTGGAGGACAACCCGGCCACCGCGCGGCTGATTTCGGAGGCGCTGGCCCTGCTGGGGCTGGAGGCGCGCATCGTCGCGGGCGCGGAGGTGGCCACGATGGAGCCGCCCGTGGGCGTGGTGGTGTCGTGGGACTTCGCGCCGGCCTACGGCAAGAAGGCGCTGGAGCTGGCCCGGGCCCTGAGCCAGGGCGCGCCCTTCGTCGTCCTGGCGGAACACCTCACCATGGACACGGCGCTGGCGTCGCTGCGCGCCGGGGCTGCCGCGTGCCTGCCCAAGCTGCTCTCCGACACCACGGCGCTCAGCCGCGAGCTGGGCCTGGCCTTCAAGAAGACCGCTTCCTGA
- a CDS encoding demethoxyubiquinone hydroxylase family protein: protein MPQTNPFHSLVPRKLTDSELARSIRLNIEAELDAINLYAAHLDATDNEEAKAILRHVMDEEREHAALFWQLIARLDPEQAQHDREASQKYRLITTGASHEEVEAVSEGGGSEPAEVELPKRLTVGSLRK, encoded by the coding sequence ATGCCGCAGACGAACCCGTTCCACTCGCTGGTGCCCCGGAAGCTGACGGACTCCGAACTGGCCCGCTCCATCCGGCTCAACATCGAGGCGGAGCTGGACGCCATCAACCTCTACGCCGCGCACCTGGACGCGACGGACAACGAGGAGGCGAAGGCCATCCTGCGGCACGTCATGGATGAGGAGCGCGAGCACGCGGCCCTCTTCTGGCAGCTCATCGCGCGGTTGGATCCGGAGCAGGCCCAGCACGACCGCGAGGCGTCGCAGAAGTACCGCCTCATCACCACCGGCGCCTCTCACGAAGAGGTGGAGGCGGTGAGCGAGGGCGGCGGCAGCGAGCCTGCCGAGGTGGAGCTGCCCAAGCGGCTCACCGTGGGCAGCCTGCGCAAGTAG
- a CDS encoding sensor domain-containing diguanylate cyclase — MARLLLVDDEKIARNLYGDYLTAAGHLVTAVPTVADAKAALSAERFDAVVTDLILPGGDGMEVLRHVRERYPGVEVLVITGLDKVAPAVRAIKSGAAEYLVKPVAPEALEHALRRALTTRDLMRENASLRQHVALLEAGQRIATTLDRERLSNAASDALESMANASAVMLLERDPNGTGFRSHGMRGLPVDLHEALVPQLIERLSGTRSPVELDGLQVPWPRTLSFPAVDGELVLGHAVLFHDSAPAEHHAETVGFLVRNWALALRNLGRFAAVEDLAYVDDLTRLFNTRYLHLVLDREVNEALQTERPFSLLFLDLDRFKAINDTHGHLVGSRVLVEAARVLKGCVRDPDVVARFGGDEYVVLLRGTDSGGALKVAERIRRTMETHQFLGREGLALKLTTCIGVASFPEHAQDKDHLLDLSDRAMYRGKRGTRNVVYMAAQDLEATPAERRQNPPPPQGQG; from the coding sequence ATGGCGCGACTGCTCCTCGTCGACGACGAAAAGATCGCCCGCAACCTCTACGGCGACTACCTCACGGCCGCGGGACACCTCGTCACGGCGGTGCCCACCGTGGCGGACGCGAAGGCCGCCCTCTCCGCGGAGCGGTTCGACGCGGTGGTGACCGACCTCATCCTCCCCGGCGGCGACGGCATGGAGGTGCTGCGCCACGTGCGCGAGCGCTACCCCGGCGTGGAGGTGCTGGTCATCACCGGCCTGGACAAGGTGGCCCCCGCGGTGCGCGCCATCAAGAGCGGCGCGGCGGAGTACCTGGTCAAGCCCGTGGCGCCGGAGGCCCTGGAGCACGCGCTGCGCCGCGCGCTCACCACGCGCGACCTGATGCGCGAGAACGCGTCCCTGCGCCAGCACGTCGCGCTGCTGGAGGCGGGCCAGCGCATCGCCACCACGCTCGACCGCGAGCGGCTGTCCAATGCCGCGTCGGACGCGCTGGAGTCCATGGCCAATGCCTCCGCGGTGATGCTCCTGGAGCGCGACCCCAACGGCACGGGCTTCCGCTCGCACGGCATGCGCGGGCTGCCGGTGGACCTTCACGAGGCACTGGTGCCGCAGCTCATCGAGCGGCTCTCGGGCACGCGCTCGCCGGTGGAGCTCGACGGGCTTCAAGTTCCCTGGCCGCGCACCCTCTCCTTCCCCGCCGTGGACGGCGAGCTGGTGCTGGGCCACGCGGTGCTCTTCCACGACAGCGCGCCCGCGGAGCACCACGCGGAGACGGTGGGCTTCCTCGTGCGCAACTGGGCGCTGGCCCTGCGCAACCTGGGCCGCTTCGCCGCGGTGGAGGACCTGGCCTACGTCGACGACCTCACCCGCCTGTTCAATACGCGCTACCTGCACCTGGTGCTGGACCGCGAGGTGAACGAGGCCCTGCAGACCGAGCGCCCCTTCTCCCTGCTGTTCCTGGACCTGGACCGCTTCAAGGCCATCAACGACACGCACGGGCACCTGGTGGGCTCGCGGGTGCTGGTGGAGGCCGCGCGCGTGCTCAAGGGGTGCGTGCGCGACCCGGACGTGGTGGCGCGCTTCGGCGGTGACGAGTACGTGGTGCTCCTGCGCGGCACGGACTCCGGCGGGGCCCTGAAGGTCGCCGAGCGCATCCGCCGCACCATGGAGACCCATCAGTTCCTGGGCCGCGAGGGGCTGGCGCTCAAGCTCACCACCTGCATCGGCGTGGCCAGCTTCCCGGAGCACGCCCAGGACAAGGACCACCTGCTGGACCTGTCCGACCGGGCCATGTACCGGGGCAAGCGGGGCACCCGGAACGTCGTCTACATGGCGGCGCAGGACCTGGAAGCCACCCCGGCCGAGCGCCGTCAGAATCCCCCGCCCCCGCAGGGTCAGGGATGA
- a CDS encoding chemotaxis protein CheW → MTVQGLAPNAGRLLGSPAVPFESGRRLCLLVEAGETRYAVEATSVIEVAMPGARGASLRGVLEVKDLAALLGGLPEDVPGMVVVLDVSPTLAVRVRSVVEVADVARDPFFLLPPGLADSLAPLSRGAVLHKDRLYLELIVEALPHRAGPRATPPEPRPVHWADEPPERALVLESQGVLFGVPLGSVSQVVPRGEAFSVLPVQSGPVAGVYPHAQALWPICSIPALLGAPARVEELFVLTELAGRNVGLAATRVLGVLQKFKPAELPGTFRAPGLPDPVMLLDLQRMFS, encoded by the coding sequence ATGACTGTTCAGGGCTTAGCACCCAACGCTGGAAGGCTGCTAGGGTCCCCGGCCGTGCCCTTTGAAAGCGGACGGCGGCTCTGCCTGCTGGTGGAGGCCGGTGAGACGCGCTACGCGGTAGAGGCCACGTCCGTCATCGAGGTCGCGATGCCGGGCGCTCGCGGCGCGAGTCTGCGCGGCGTACTGGAAGTGAAGGACCTCGCCGCGCTGCTCGGCGGCCTGCCCGAGGACGTGCCGGGCATGGTGGTGGTCCTGGACGTCAGCCCCACGCTCGCGGTGCGGGTGCGCTCCGTGGTGGAGGTCGCGGATGTCGCGAGGGATCCGTTCTTCCTGCTGCCTCCGGGCCTGGCGGACTCGCTGGCGCCGCTGAGCCGGGGTGCGGTGCTGCACAAGGACCGGCTGTACCTGGAGCTCATCGTGGAGGCGCTGCCGCACCGGGCGGGCCCCCGCGCGACCCCGCCGGAGCCCCGGCCCGTGCACTGGGCGGACGAGCCACCGGAGCGGGCGCTGGTGCTGGAATCACAGGGGGTGCTCTTCGGTGTTCCCCTAGGTTCGGTCTCCCAGGTGGTGCCCCGGGGCGAGGCCTTCAGCGTGCTCCCGGTGCAGAGCGGGCCGGTGGCGGGCGTCTATCCGCACGCGCAGGCGCTGTGGCCCATCTGTTCGATTCCAGCGCTGCTGGGAGCGCCGGCCCGGGTGGAGGAGCTGTTCGTCCTCACGGAGCTCGCCGGCCGGAACGTGGGGCTGGCGGCCACCCGGGTGCTGGGTGTGCTGCAGAAATTCAAGCCGGCCGAGCTTCCCGGAACGTTCCGGGCGCCGGGGCTGCCGGATCCGGTGATGTTACTGGACCTGCAGCGCATGTTTTCTTGA
- a CDS encoding response regulator, giving the protein MPKNLLIADDSLTIRKVIGMIFATEDFQVTAVDNGLDAISRTRELRPDVVLADVMMPGKSGYEVCEALKSDPSTQGIPVLLLAGTFEAFDENRAKAARADDHITKPFESQILLDKVKALVGQKSNTMPASAATRVLPQTNAPVAPAGAPPAAAAPPGARPPGAPPPGAVPPGARPPGAGVPPPGARPPGAGVPPPPGAARPLPGAVPPGARPPGAPPPGAMPPGARPPPGAPPPGMGARPPGAPPPGAMPPGARPPPGAPPPGARPPGAPPPGMAARPPGPGAPNIPGGFPRPPGAAPLPSAPPPGAVPPAARARDPFGLGAPAAPPAAQARTESIRIEDSLPEPTGAEEISLDIGGPSPATPPARARPAADGGEALLREALSKASREVIEKIAWEVVPQLAETIIREELERLIKDRETQH; this is encoded by the coding sequence ATGCCCAAGAATCTACTGATCGCCGACGACTCGCTCACCATCCGCAAGGTGATCGGGATGATCTTCGCGACGGAAGACTTCCAGGTGACCGCGGTGGACAACGGGCTGGACGCCATCTCCCGCACGCGCGAGCTGCGTCCGGATGTGGTGCTCGCCGACGTGATGATGCCGGGCAAGAGCGGCTACGAGGTCTGCGAGGCGCTCAAGAGCGACCCCTCCACGCAGGGCATCCCGGTGCTGCTGCTGGCCGGCACCTTCGAGGCGTTCGACGAGAACCGCGCGAAGGCCGCCCGGGCGGATGACCACATCACCAAGCCCTTCGAGAGCCAGATCCTCCTCGACAAGGTGAAGGCCCTGGTGGGCCAGAAGTCCAACACCATGCCCGCGTCCGCCGCGACGCGCGTGCTGCCCCAGACCAACGCTCCGGTGGCCCCGGCCGGTGCGCCGCCCGCCGCCGCTGCGCCTCCGGGTGCGCGTCCTCCGGGTGCGCCGCCTCCGGGCGCTGTTCCTCCGGGTGCGCGTCCTCCGGGCGCGGGTGTGCCGCCGCCGGGTGCGCGTCCTCCGGGCGCGGGGGTGCCGCCGCCTCCGGGCGCTGCGCGTCCGCTGCCGGGGGCCGTGCCTCCGGGCGCGCGTCCTCCGGGTGCGCCGCCTCCGGGCGCCATGCCGCCGGGTGCCCGTCCTCCTCCGGGGGCTCCGCCTCCGGGCATGGGCGCGCGTCCTCCGGGTGCGCCGCCTCCGGGCGCCATGCCGCCGGGTGCCCGTCCTCCTCCGGGTGCGCCGCCTCCGGGCGCACGTCCTCCGGGTGCGCCGCCTCCGGGCATGGCCGCGCGTCCTCCGGGCCCTGGCGCCCCGAACATCCCGGGCGGCTTCCCGCGTCCTCCGGGCGCCGCGCCGCTGCCGTCCGCGCCTCCTCCGGGGGCCGTGCCTCCGGCCGCCCGTGCCCGGGATCCGTTCGGGCTGGGCGCTCCGGCCGCTCCGCCCGCCGCTCAGGCGCGGACGGAGAGCATCCGCATCGAGGACTCGCTGCCCGAGCCCACCGGCGCGGAGGAGATCTCCCTGGACATCGGCGGCCCCTCGCCGGCGACTCCGCCCGCGCGTGCCCGTCCGGCCGCGGATGGCGGCGAGGCCCTGCTTCGCGAAGCGCTGTCGAAGGCGTCCCGCGAGGTCATCGAGAAGATCGCCTGGGAGGTCGTACCGCAGCTGGCGGAGACCATCATCCGGGAAGAGCTGGAGCGGCTCATCAAGGACCGCGAGACCCAGCATTGA